One window of the Shewanella cyperi genome contains the following:
- a CDS encoding MarR family winged helix-turn-helix transcriptional regulator, whose translation MTSHPRLLLDNQLCFALYSTSLAMTSLYKPLLEPLGLTYTQYLIMLILWEQDGMGLKDIAERLGQQSGALTPVIKRLENQGLVQRRRSDEDERSLAITLTDAGKAMEQQALEVNQCIISRCGMDIPELQALKQLLDNLRRKLGS comes from the coding sequence ATGACCAGCCATCCACGCCTGCTTCTGGACAACCAGCTCTGTTTTGCCCTCTATTCCACCTCGCTGGCCATGACCTCACTCTACAAGCCGCTGCTGGAACCCCTGGGTCTGACCTATACCCAATATCTCATCATGCTGATCCTCTGGGAGCAGGATGGTATGGGCCTCAAAGACATAGCCGAGCGGCTGGGGCAACAATCGGGAGCCTTGACCCCAGTCATCAAGCGGCTTGAGAACCAGGGCCTGGTGCAAAGGCGCCGCAGCGACGAGGACGAGCGTTCCCTGGCGATCACCCTCACAGACGCAGGTAAGGCTATGGAGCAACAGGCCCTTGAGGTCAATCAATGCATCATCAGCCGCTGCGGCATGGACATCCCCGAATTGCAGGCGCTCAAGCAGTTGCTGGACAATTTGCGCCGTAAGTTGGGCAGCTAG
- a CDS encoding organic hydroperoxide resistance protein translates to MNALYNTSATSIGGREGKSASDDGRLSVSLSTPKALGGNDGPGTNPEQLFAAGYSACFIGALKFVAGQDKLRLPNEPEVTAKVGIGANPKGVGFAIAVELGVKLAGLEQALAQALIEKAHQVCPYSNATRGNVDVTLSLI, encoded by the coding sequence ATGAACGCACTGTACAACACCAGCGCCACCTCCATAGGTGGTCGCGAAGGAAAATCCGCTTCCGACGATGGTCGCCTGAGTGTCAGCCTCAGCACACCCAAGGCCCTGGGTGGCAATGACGGTCCGGGCACCAATCCGGAGCAGCTGTTCGCCGCCGGTTATTCGGCCTGCTTTATCGGTGCACTGAAGTTTGTCGCCGGTCAGGACAAGCTGCGCCTGCCAAACGAACCCGAGGTCACGGCCAAGGTTGGTATAGGTGCCAACCCCAAGGGCGTGGGTTTTGCCATAGCTGTGGAGCTGGGCGTTAAGCTTGCGGGTCTGGAGCAAGCCCTGGCCCAGGCTCTGATTGAAAAGGCGCACCAGGTGTGCCCCTACTCCAACGCCACCCGCGGCAACGTGGATGTGACCCTGAGCCTTATCTGA
- a CDS encoding Lon protease family protein, whose translation MAITTLTGEQLYRCANLDALGTDFSSTAQLPPLDDIIGQERAQSAVEFAMSIREKGYNIYAIGQNGLGKRTMMLRYLKRHEFEEHSLHDWCYVVNFDDTRSPKVLKLPAGTANTFRKEMEKLMLRLVKALPLAFDNEMYYSRADKLKTELAKQQQAALTELTEEAKAENISLSLTVQGDYQLIAMNGEEPHTDESYDALDEAERNRFESAIKQLEKRLRGIIRQLTEWEEEFSNKQQEHDEQVAKEVLTHFFKPLKDKYRSQPEVRGFLTAMQKDILDNLDIFLEESEEQLALAYASLDKKMPRRYQVNVLVNQDEHKFPVVVEESPNYHTLFGYVESATFKGTVFTDFTLIRPGSLHKANGGVLLMDAIKVLERPYVWDGLKKALRSRQLDLSSLEREVSLSGAISLAPEPIALDVKIILFGDYQTYQLLQHYDPDFSELFRVTADFEDVMPRSPESESMYARFISSIVHDNQMLHCTPGAMSRVIEYSSRQAEDQTKLSLHSANIANLLRESNYCARSAGAELMAREHIEQALANQELRVCRLKDQIMQQFKNGTTLLDTTGQVVGQINALSVIATSDHEFGVPNRVTAATAYGKGEILDIEYKVKLGGRIHTKGVWILTAYLSSVLGKTAHIPLTTYLTFEQSYSGVDGDSASMAECCAIISAISGAPLRQDLAITGSMNQFGEAQPIGGVNEKIEGFFDVCVIKGRHKGQGVIIPAANRANLMLRQDIVAAVNAGEFHIYAIDHVTEAMSLLTGMETGNVEESGSDTLFGLARLRLSGLKPLES comes from the coding sequence ATGGCCATCACGACTCTCACGGGCGAGCAACTGTACCGCTGCGCCAATCTGGACGCGCTGGGCACTGATTTCAGCTCAACTGCCCAGCTGCCACCGCTGGACGACATTATTGGTCAGGAAAGAGCCCAGAGTGCGGTGGAGTTTGCCATGTCCATCCGTGAGAAGGGCTACAACATTTATGCCATAGGCCAGAACGGTCTGGGCAAGCGCACCATGATGCTGCGCTACCTCAAGCGCCACGAGTTCGAGGAGCACAGCCTGCACGACTGGTGCTATGTGGTCAATTTTGATGACACCCGCAGCCCAAAAGTGTTGAAGCTGCCGGCGGGCACAGCCAACACCTTCAGGAAGGAAATGGAAAAACTGATGCTGCGCCTGGTCAAGGCGTTGCCGTTGGCTTTCGACAATGAGATGTATTATTCCCGCGCCGACAAGCTCAAAACAGAGTTGGCCAAGCAGCAGCAGGCGGCCCTGACCGAGCTGACCGAGGAAGCCAAGGCGGAGAACATCAGCCTGTCACTAACGGTACAGGGGGATTACCAACTCATTGCCATGAACGGCGAGGAGCCCCACACCGACGAGAGCTACGATGCCCTGGATGAGGCCGAGCGCAACCGTTTCGAGAGCGCCATCAAGCAGCTGGAGAAACGCCTGCGTGGCATCATACGCCAGCTGACCGAATGGGAAGAGGAGTTTTCCAACAAGCAGCAGGAACACGATGAGCAGGTGGCCAAAGAAGTGCTGACCCACTTTTTCAAGCCGCTCAAGGACAAGTACCGCAGCCAGCCCGAGGTGCGCGGCTTCCTGACCGCCATGCAAAAGGACATATTGGACAACCTGGACATCTTCCTGGAGGAGAGCGAGGAGCAACTGGCGCTGGCCTACGCCTCGCTGGATAAAAAGATGCCCCGCCGTTATCAGGTCAATGTGCTGGTCAACCAGGACGAGCACAAGTTTCCCGTGGTGGTGGAAGAAAGCCCCAACTACCACACCCTGTTCGGCTATGTGGAAAGCGCCACCTTCAAGGGCACGGTATTTACCGACTTTACCCTGATCCGCCCCGGCAGCCTGCACAAGGCCAACGGCGGCGTGCTGCTGATGGACGCCATCAAGGTACTGGAACGTCCCTACGTTTGGGATGGCCTGAAAAAAGCACTGCGTTCACGGCAGCTGGACCTGAGCTCCCTGGAGCGGGAAGTGTCCCTGTCCGGCGCCATCTCCCTGGCCCCCGAGCCCATAGCTCTGGATGTGAAGATCATCCTGTTCGGCGACTACCAAACCTACCAGCTGCTGCAGCATTACGATCCCGACTTCAGCGAGCTGTTCCGGGTGACCGCCGACTTTGAGGACGTGATGCCGCGCAGCCCCGAATCCGAGTCCATGTATGCCCGATTTATCTCCAGCATAGTGCACGACAATCAGATGCTGCACTGCACCCCCGGCGCCATGTCGCGGGTGATAGAGTACAGCTCCCGCCAGGCGGAAGATCAGACCAAACTGTCGCTGCATTCGGCCAATATTGCCAACCTGCTCAGGGAGAGCAATTACTGCGCCCGCAGCGCCGGTGCCGAGCTGATGGCGCGGGAGCACATAGAGCAGGCCCTGGCCAACCAGGAGCTGAGGGTATGCCGCCTTAAAGATCAAATCATGCAGCAGTTTAAAAACGGCACCACACTGCTCGACACCACAGGACAGGTGGTGGGCCAGATCAATGCCTTGTCTGTGATAGCCACCTCGGATCACGAGTTTGGGGTGCCCAACCGGGTCACGGCCGCCACCGCCTATGGCAAGGGAGAAATCCTCGATATCGAATACAAGGTCAAGCTCGGTGGCCGCATCCACACCAAGGGGGTGTGGATCCTGACGGCCTACCTGTCGTCGGTGCTCGGCAAAACCGCCCACATACCGCTGACCACCTACCTGACCTTCGAGCAGTCCTACAGCGGTGTCGACGGTGACAGCGCCTCCATGGCCGAATGCTGCGCCATTATCTCCGCCATCAGCGGCGCCCCGCTGCGCCAGGACCTGGCCATCACGGGCTCGATGAACCAGTTCGGCGAGGCCCAGCCCATCGGCGGGGTCAACGAGAAAATCGAGGGTTTCTTTGATGTCTGTGTCATCAAGGGCAGACACAAGGGCCAGGGGGTGATCATCCCCGCCGCCAACCGGGCCAACCTGATGCTGAGGCAAGACATAGTGGCCGCAGTCAATGCCGGTGAATTCCACATCTATGCCATAGATCATGTCACCGAGGCCATGTCACTGCTGACCGGCATGGAAACCGGCAATGTGGAAGAGAGCGGCAGCGACACCCTGTTCGGGCTGGCACGGCTCAGGCTGAGCGGCCTCAAGCCACTGGAATCCTGA